AAGATGAAAAAGCAACGTGGGAACAGCGTAATATTGCTATTGATATTCCTGAAGATTATGCAATTAATATGGCTGAAGGAAAGCCAATTAAGTTACATTTACAAGCTGATTTTAATGATAAAGCAGTTACCCCTCCTATCAGAAGAATTAATAACGCAGTAAGAGAGTTCTCATTATCGATTGGCTATAAGAGACTATTATTACGCGGTGTTGATGTACGTTTGCTAAACCCAGTTAAACTAGTAGAGCAAGACACCGCAAAACCTGATGCTACCTTTATTATGATCTCAATGATGTTGGGAATATATCTGATGATGGCCGCATTTATGTCTGGCTTATCTGTAGCCATTGACTCAAGTGCCGGAGAACGAGAGCGTAATGTACTTGAAATGTTATTGTGCCAACCCGTAAGTACGTTAAAAATAGTGTTAGCTAAGTTGATCGGCTCTTCAACCATTTCGATCATTGGTGTGGTTTTAGTATTAGTACTCACGTCAATTTCCGTTGGTTTTATTGACTTAACTAAAATTGGAGCGACTTTTAGTTTGGATATATCAACCGCAGCGATTTTATTATTACTATTACTGCCTATTTGCTTTTTTGCCTCTGCTTGCCAATTATTTGTCGCCTTTCAAACCAAGAGCTTTAAAGAAGCACAATCAACAGTTGGTATGCTTATTGGTATTCCTGCCTTTATCCCTTTTGTTGTTTCAATGATGGATGATCGACCTGAGTGGCTAAATTGGCTACCAATAGCAGGCCAATCCATGATTATTGAAAACATTTTTAAAGGTGTTGAAGTTAATTGGTTAGCCGTTTTTGCAACCAGTACTGTGACTATTGCGATTACTGTGGCATTGGTTATCGCGTTAGCTAACAAGCTTAAATCAGAAAAAGTTGTGATGGCATTAAGTTAAGTAGTTAAGTGCATAATAGTTAAATAAAAGGTAATTTATAAAACTATTATGTTAAATTTTAACAACTTAATTAAATAATATACTCAATTTACTTTTGGTCAGTAGTGTTGAGTGGAAGGAAAGATAATTGGATTATCAAGCAACATTTACATTATGGATGACGGAGCATGAAAAACTGCTGCGTCATATCATTACGGGCTTTGAAGCAAAAGTTGCTATTCAAGATGAGCTTTTTCAAGAAATAGCATTAAATATTTGGCGAGCTTTGCCTAAGTTTAGACAAGATTCTGCGGTAAAAACTTTTGTTGCGCGTATTGCTCATAACGTTTTAGCGACGCATGTCGCTAAAGCAGTTAAAACGGTTCAGACTGCAGATATAGAAAATTGTGCTGAAGTTGAAAATATAGCTGCAACACAAAACACACCTTATCAAGAGCTTAATCAAACACAACGACAATTTCGTTTATCGCAAGCTATACGAGAACTTAAACTTGAACAACGACAAGTGATAACACTGGCACTTGAAGGAATGAGTTATCAAGAAATGGCTGATGTTTTAGTGATTACGCCTAACTTAGTTGGAGTTAGGTTACAACGCGCTAAAACATTATTAACCCAGTTGTTGGAGGGATCAGAAAATGGATAAAACACCATTTGAAAATGAAGATAGATCGTCGACAAAGTCTAACAAAATAGACCCAGATCGTACTATGGTTGTTAAGCCGAAAAAGATAGATGTTCTTTCATTATCTAAAAGCAATACTTCATCAACTCCAGATAATGAACCCCCTTTATTTGATGAACAACCACTAGATGAAAGTTGGCTAATACTTTCTCAAGATTGGCAAGATCAACCTTTTGAAAAAGTAGATATTCAAAAGTTATTAAAACAAACTAAAAAACGAACCTTACTAGCTAAGTTGTTGTTGGGGCTGAATGTCATCGCTACAGTAGGTATTTTTATTATGCTATTTGTCGGCTTGTATCAAGGTGACTGGAGTACCGCAAATATCACTTACTTATCCTTTGGAGGTGTAGCGTCAGTAATCTTTGTTTATTATGAAATAAAAATACGACTGAATATTTGGCAACAGAGTTGTGATAGCCCAGATAAAGCGGTTACTAATGCTATTGCAGGAGTTCAATCTTCAATTAAATATATTAAATTAACTAAACTGTCTTGTTGGTTATTTCTACCTCTAGTTAATTGGTACCTTTACGCAACAATTGAAGAGTCAGAGAAGTCACTTTGGCCTCCCTTTATTATTACTCATATTTTTATTCTGATGATATGGTTAATAACACATTGGTTTCAAAAGAAGCGTGTTAAGGAGTTATCAGAGCTTAACTCTATCTAGATATTCTTTATGGACATAGCGCTTGCACTGACCAACTATAATTTCGATATATATAGGTTTGATGGGTTATTATTCGGTATGATTTTTATTTGGTGTTTAATATTTTGCTGTGCTATTGTTTTACAGTTTTAGGTATATTCTTTTTTTTAGTGAAAACTTTTATTCTATTGTTAAGAGACATTCACTTAACAATTATACGCTATAAAGCAGTGCTAAATACACTAAGGCTTGCTCGTTTTACCGTGTACAACTAGGTAAAATTAAGGCAGAATACCGCCATTATTTTTTGAATGTTTAAGTAAATTCTGTTATTTGCTTAAATATCGTTTCAGCCTAGTGCTGACTTTTATATTTGCAAAGAAGGGAAAAAACATGTTTACACGTGATATGAATATTGCCGATTTTGATGCGGAACTATATCAAGCAATGAGCCAAGAAGTTGTGCGTCAAGAAGAGCACATAGAGTTAATTGCTTCAGAAAACTACTGTAGTCCTCGCGTACTTGAAGCACAAGGTTCACAATTAACTAACAAATATGCCGAAGGTTACCCTGGCAAACGTTATTACGGTGGTTGTGAATTTGTTGATATTGCTGAGCAATTAGCAATTGATCGTGCAAAAGAGTTGTTTGGTGCTACTTATGCCAACGTACAACCACATGCAGGTTCTCAAGCGAATGCTGCTGTTTTTCAAGCACTTGTATCACCTGGCGGAAAAGTATTAGGCATGAGCTTAGCCCATGGCGGTCATTTAACTCATGGTGCTAGTGTAAGCTTTTCTGGTAAATCTTATGAAGCTTTTCAATACGGTCTTCACCCAGAAACTGGTGATATTGACTATGATGAACTTGAACGTTTAGCTAATGAACACAAGCCTGAAATGATCATCGGTGGTTTTTCTGCCTTCTCAGGTGTTGTTGATTGGGCACGTATGCGTAAAATTGCTGACAGCATTGGAGCATATTTCTTCGTTGATATGGCACACGTTGCTGGTCTTGTTGCTGCAGGTCTATACCCTAATCCTGTACCACACGCGCATGTAGTAACTACAACTACACATAAAACATTAGCGGGCCCTCGTGGTGGTTTAATTATTTCTGGCTGTGATGATGAAGCTATTTATAAAAAGTTAAATAGTGCCGTTTTCCCTGGTGGCCAAGGTGGCCCATTAATGCACATTATTGCTGCTAAAGCGGTTGCATTTAAAGAAGCACTACAACCAGAATTTAAAGTGTATCAACAAAGTGTACTTGATAATGCCAAAGCTATGGTTGCGGTATTACAAGAACGTGGTTATAAAGTTGTATCAAATGGCACTGAAAATCACTTATTGTTACTTGATTTGATTGATAAAGATATTACAGGTAAAGATGCTGATGCTGCTTTAGGTAAAGCACACATTACTGTTAATAAAAACTCAGTACCTAACGATCCTCGTTCTCCGTTTGTTACTAGCGGTTTGCGCTTGGGTACTCCTGCTATTAGTCGTCGTGGTTTTGGTACTGAAGAAACTAAAGCATTAACAGGTTGGATTTGTGATATTTTAGATGATATCAACAATGAAGAAACTATTGCTAAGGTACAAGAAAGCGTTAAAGAGCTATGTTCACGTTTCCCTGTATACAAGTAGTCAGTCATTAGCTTTTTTAAGTTAAACTAATTCACAAATTATTGTGAATTTATATTAAAATGGTCGCAATTAGCGGCCATTTTTGTATTTATTTTTCGAACTTGTCGTATGAAACTTATTCACGTATCGCAGGTAAACCATGTTTTGTCCATTTTGTAGTGCACAGGAAACTAAAGTCATAGACTCTCGTTTAGTTTCAGACGGTCATCAAATCAGACGTCGTCGTCAATGCTTATCTTGTCATGAACGTTATACAACTTTTGAAACAGCTGAATTAGTTATGCCTCGTATTATCAAACGAGATGGTACACGTGAACCGTTCAACGAAGATAAAATGCGCAGTGGTTTAATGCGAGCGTTAGAGAAACGTCCCGTCAGTACTGAACAAGTAGAACTGTCGATTAATAAATTAAAATCACAAATGCGTGCAACAGGTGAGCGAGAAATTACGAGTGAAATGCTGGGTAATTTGTTGATGACTCAGCTAAAAGAATTAGACAAAGTTGCCTATTTACGTTTTGCTTCTGTTTATTTGTCCTTTGAAGATATTAGTGAATTTGCTGATGAAATAGCTCGCCTAGGAAAAGAAAGTCCAAGGAGAGGGAAAATTGGTAAATAAATCGCCGACAAAAAAAGAATTAACAACAACTTGTAATGATCAAATGTATAGCAGACAAGATTATCAATACATGGCATTAGCAATTCAGCTTGCTAAACAAGGGCGTTATACAACATCACCAAATCCTCGAGTAGGTTGTGTACTGGTTAATAAGCTTGACGGTAAAGAGCAAGTAATTGGCACCGGCTTTCATCAAAAAACAGGGCAGGGTCATGCAGAAGTTAATGCATTACTTGATGCTAAACTTAATTACCCTCACCTTATTGAAGGTGCAACCGCTTATGTTACTTTAGAGCCGTGCAGTCATTTTGGTAGAACACCACCTTGTGCCCAAGGGTTAATTAATGCCAAAGTAAAACGGGTTGTTGCCGCTATGGTTGATCCTAATCCTGAAGTTTCGGGTCGTGGTTTAGCAATGCTTCAACAAGCAGGGGTTCAAGCTGAATTTGGGCTTTTAGAAAGTGACGCAAAAGCGCTAAATCTTGGCTTTATTAAAGTCATGACTCACTCTTTACCTTATGTTCGGGTTAAGTTAGCGGCGAGTCTTGATGGTAAAACCGCGATGAAAAGTGGTGAAAGCAAGTGGATTACTTCAAGCGACGCAAGATGTGATGTACAAAAATTGAGAGCGCAAAGCTGTGCTGTAATTTCGGGTGCAGATTCAATTTTAACTGACAATGCTAAAATGACAGTACGTTGGTCTGAGTTAGGAAGATTAAAAGATAGCTACCCTGAAGATACGGTTCGCCAGCCAGTAAGAGTTGTTATTGATAGTCGTAACAGGCTTACACCTGAGTTAGATTTTTTTAAACAAGCATCACCGGTTATTCTGGTTCGAAGAGAATTAGATGAAATAGACCTTGAAAACATCCATAAATGGCCGCATTTCGTAGAACAGGTCCAAGTTTCTACGGTGAAGACTGAATCAGGACAAGACAATATTGATTTAGCTGCGTTATTGATATTATTAGCCGAACGCGGTTTGAATGATGTATTAATTGAATCTGGAGCTCGCTTAGCGGGAGCTTTTATAGAACAAGATTTAGTTGATGAGTTAATTTTATACCAAGCTCCTAAACTTATGGGGGCTGAGGGTAAAAGTTTAGTCGAAATGCCGAATGTGAATAAATTACTAGAGGCTAAATCATTATCGATTACCGACGTACGCCAAGTAGGTTGTGATATTCGAATTACAGCAACACTAGAAAAAGACAGCATCTAAATAGATATTATTTCAGCAACAGAGTCTTAAATAATATATCTAACTATAAAATAAATGAGAGTAGCTATGTTTACCGGAATTATTGAAGCCATTGGCACTATTAAAGCAATAAATATAAATGCTCAAGGAGCGCGCTTAGTTATTGCTAGTAATAACCTTGATATGAGCGATGTTAAATTAGGTGATTCCATTTCTACTAATGGCATTTGCTTAACGGTTGTTGAATTTGATCAAAATAGTTATAGTGCTGATGTATCAAATGAAACATTACAGCGTACTGGCTTTGCTCATTATAATGTTGGTATGCAAGTTAATTTAGAAAAAGCTATGTTAGCAAGTACCCGTTTTGGCGGGCACATGGTGTCAGGGCACGTTGATGGTGTGAGTGAAATTTTATCGATTATTAATAACGGTAATAGTATTGAATACTGGCTTTCAATGCCTACAGAACTAGCTCATTATATTGCAGAAAAAGGCTCAGTAACTGTTGATGGTACAAGTTTAACTGTTAATGCGTTAGACGAGAGTTCAAATAGTAAATTTAGATTAAC
The sequence above is a segment of the Colwellia sp. 20A7 genome. Coding sequences within it:
- a CDS encoding ABC transporter permease; amino-acid sequence: MNSVNSNLNLHIIQLKALVLKEYKEAFRDKRALIVALMMAFLAPVAIVLMSKIMIEKLVDEPPVYVKFSGAEYAPKLIMHFADNNLLNFADVPEDEKATWEQRNIAIDIPEDYAINMAEGKPIKLHLQADFNDKAVTPPIRRINNAVREFSLSIGYKRLLLRGVDVRLLNPVKLVEQDTAKPDATFIMISMMLGIYLMMAAFMSGLSVAIDSSAGERERNVLEMLLCQPVSTLKIVLAKLIGSSTISIIGVVLVLVLTSISVGFIDLTKIGATFSLDISTAAILLLLLLPICFFASACQLFVAFQTKSFKEAQSTVGMLIGIPAFIPFVVSMMDDRPEWLNWLPIAGQSMIIENIFKGVEVNWLAVFATSTVTIAITVALVIALANKLKSEKVVMALS
- a CDS encoding RNA polymerase sigma factor, whose product is MDYQATFTLWMTEHEKLLRHIITGFEAKVAIQDELFQEIALNIWRALPKFRQDSAVKTFVARIAHNVLATHVAKAVKTVQTADIENCAEVENIAATQNTPYQELNQTQRQFRLSQAIRELKLEQRQVITLALEGMSYQEMADVLVITPNLVGVRLQRAKTLLTQLLEGSENG
- the glyA gene encoding serine hydroxymethyltransferase, giving the protein MFTRDMNIADFDAELYQAMSQEVVRQEEHIELIASENYCSPRVLEAQGSQLTNKYAEGYPGKRYYGGCEFVDIAEQLAIDRAKELFGATYANVQPHAGSQANAAVFQALVSPGGKVLGMSLAHGGHLTHGASVSFSGKSYEAFQYGLHPETGDIDYDELERLANEHKPEMIIGGFSAFSGVVDWARMRKIADSIGAYFFVDMAHVAGLVAAGLYPNPVPHAHVVTTTTHKTLAGPRGGLIISGCDDEAIYKKLNSAVFPGGQGGPLMHIIAAKAVAFKEALQPEFKVYQQSVLDNAKAMVAVLQERGYKVVSNGTENHLLLLDLIDKDITGKDADAALGKAHITVNKNSVPNDPRSPFVTSGLRLGTPAISRRGFGTEETKALTGWICDILDDINNEETIAKVQESVKELCSRFPVYK
- the nrdR gene encoding transcriptional regulator NrdR — translated: MFCPFCSAQETKVIDSRLVSDGHQIRRRRQCLSCHERYTTFETAELVMPRIIKRDGTREPFNEDKMRSGLMRALEKRPVSTEQVELSINKLKSQMRATGEREITSEMLGNLLMTQLKELDKVAYLRFASVYLSFEDISEFADEIARLGKESPRRGKIGK
- the ribD gene encoding bifunctional diaminohydroxyphosphoribosylaminopyrimidine deaminase/5-amino-6-(5-phosphoribosylamino)uracil reductase RibD, coding for MYSRQDYQYMALAIQLAKQGRYTTSPNPRVGCVLVNKLDGKEQVIGTGFHQKTGQGHAEVNALLDAKLNYPHLIEGATAYVTLEPCSHFGRTPPCAQGLINAKVKRVVAAMVDPNPEVSGRGLAMLQQAGVQAEFGLLESDAKALNLGFIKVMTHSLPYVRVKLAASLDGKTAMKSGESKWITSSDARCDVQKLRAQSCAVISGADSILTDNAKMTVRWSELGRLKDSYPEDTVRQPVRVVIDSRNRLTPELDFFKQASPVILVRRELDEIDLENIHKWPHFVEQVQVSTVKTESGQDNIDLAALLILLAERGLNDVLIESGARLAGAFIEQDLVDELILYQAPKLMGAEGKSLVEMPNVNKLLEAKSLSITDVRQVGCDIRITATLEKDSI
- a CDS encoding riboflavin synthase; protein product: MFTGIIEAIGTIKAININAQGARLVIASNNLDMSDVKLGDSISTNGICLTVVEFDQNSYSADVSNETLQRTGFAHYNVGMQVNLEKAMLASTRFGGHMVSGHVDGVSEILSIINNGNSIEYWLSMPTELAHYIAEKGSVTVDGTSLTVNALDESSNSKFRLTIVPHTVKETVFAHYKVGTKVNLEVDLIARYLERLLTKEATEMPAVKSNVTESLLKKSGFIK